The following DNA comes from Reinekea thalattae.
CAACATCATCCCTTACGAAATCTACACCCACTATCTATTAAATTCGAACATCTTAAATCACGGTAATCAGGGCGAAGGCTTAGTTTTCTGCGCACCGGATAAAGGCGCTCGTGATTTTGTTAAAGAGATGTTTGAGCGCTCTGGCCTAAACAAAGCTAAGTTCATCATGCTCGACAAAGAGCGCACCGCCGAGCGTAAGGTTGAAATCACCCTGCATAAAGAAAGTGAGCATACCTTTGAAGGTCTCGAAAATTGCAGCATTGTGTTGTTCGACGACATGGTTCGCACAGGCGGCACGGTAGTTAAGTCATGTGAGTTTTTACAGCAGCTAAAACCAGAACGTATGGTTTTTGCGGTAACGCACTTCTACGCCAGTGATGAAGGCCGCGAACGTATGGCCAGCAATGCATTAGGTGAAATTTTAACGCTCAATACCTTGCCGACTATTTTGAACCGCGACCAGCAAGGCCGCTTACGTAAAAAGATGGTGGTATTAAAGGTCGAAAAATGGATTGCTCAAGAGCTGTGCTCGATCTTAAACGTGCAGCACCGTGAAGAGAAAAACCCATACAAAATTGATATGTCCTCGAAAAACCCACGTTTTAAACGAAAAATTTGGTTCAGTGACCAACTTAACCAGCTCAACGATGACGCCGACGACTAGGCTAAATCGCCGCTGATAGATGCGTTGCAGTAGCTATCAGCGGCATGCTGTATTTAAAGTGTGAATTTTTACCGTAATTTATACAATCTCGATACCCAGCCTCGGTGTCTGTAGTGACCTTTGTTGCAGTGGCGCTATACTCACTTTATGGCTATCTCTCGCAAACTTTTTTTTTCCTTCCTCGCACTTACCTGCATTATTTTGCTGGCGACATTGTCGTTGGCGCGCTGGAGCTTTAATCAGGGGTTTTTAAACTATTTTCAGGCGCTAGAACAACGCCGGTTAGAAAATCTCAGCCTTGATTTGGCCGAGGCTTATGTTGCCGCCGACTATTCTTGGCAAGGCATTAACTCGCGCAGTTTTGATCGAATTATTCAAAATTACAGCCGCTCTCATAATGTGCAGCAATTGCCCAATCGCCAAGACCCTAATCGAACAGCGCCGCAGCCTCTAAATGGTCAGTCAGCGCCGTTCCCTAGACTCAGCGACCCCGCAGGAAATAGCGCCGAGCGCCAACTACCGAGGGTACCAATCAATATTCAACCAACGACATTACCGCCACCAAACCTGCCGCCAGCCAGTGTTTATGATGTCGATGATAAGCTGATTGTCGGCATGGCATTGGATCGACGGGCTGAAGGTTTAGTCGAAGCGCCCATTCGGGTAGAAGGCGAGCTAGTGGGCTCAATAAAAAGCATCGGCCCTGTTCGGTTGGATTACGATTTAGCAAAAGCCTTTTCGCGTCAGCAACTATGGACCAGCCTGTTGATTGGTGTGTTTTCGCTCGCGTTAGCGCTGGGCTTGTCGCTGTGGTTGGCAAAGTTATTTTTAACGCCGATTCAGATCATCATGACGGCCATCAGCCGCTTATCTGATGGTAACTACAGCGATCGCCTTGATGATCAGCGTAAAGATGAATTCGGTAATATGATGCGAAATATCGATCATCTGGCCAATACGCTGGACAAAAATCGCAGCTCTAGAAACCGTTGGTTGGCTGATATTTCTCATGAATTGCGTACGCCGCTGACCATTTTGACTGGCGAAATCGAGATGATGCAAGAAGGTCTGAAACCGCTCGATATGGATCGCCTTAAGTCGCTGCAACAAGAAACCGATCGCATGCGCCATATTGTTGATGATCTTTACCAGCTGTCGCTATCTGATATCGGTGGCCTGCGTTATAACTTAGAAATAATCGATATCTCCGAGCCAATACAAACCGCAGCTATGGCGTGCCAAAGTCGCTTTGATGAAAAGGGCTTGCAGTTCGAGTTGCACAGCGATGTTGTTGCAAAAACGCGCGCCGATAAAAAACGCCTAGAGCAGCTGTTTATAAATTTACTGACTAACGCCAGTGCCTATACCGATAAACCAGGTAAGGTGGTGTTAAAGGTTTTTGTTGAACAACAAGACATTGTTATTCAGCTTGATGATTCCGCACCGTCGGTTCAGGCCGATGAATGTGAGCTGTTGTTAGAGCCTCTGTACCGAACCGATGCATCGCGAACACGTAGAGGTGAAGGCGCGGGCTTAGGCTTAACTATTTGTAAGAATATTGTTGATGCTCATCACGGGCAAATTGGATTGTCACCTTCCACTCTTGGTGGGTTGCAAGTGGTCGTTAAATTAAAGCTAGAAGAAAAAACTTATGAGTAACGCATTAAAAGTATTGGTCATCGAAGACGAACCTAAAATTATTGAAATATTGCAAACCTATATGGAGCGAGAAGGCTATCAGGTTTCAGTATTAAGTGATGGCGCAGATGCCGTAGAGGTGATTAAACAAACGGAACCAGAATTTATTATTTTAGATTTAATGCTGCCCAATAAAGATGGCTTCACCATTTGCAAAGAGGTGCGTCAGTTTTCGACTGTGCCAATCATTATGTTAACGGCTCGTGTCGATGAAATAGATCGATTGATGGGTTTGGAGTTTGGTGCAGACGACTATGTTTGTAAGCCGTTTTCCCCGCGTGAAGTGGTGGCGCGTATGCGTACCATTATGCGTCGAATGGAAGCCAGTCTGCACAAAGAAGAAGAGCTAGCATACCAAGGTGTAACGCTGAATGTTGATCGCTTTCAGTGCCAAGTCGGCGGCCAGTTAGTGGAGTTAACGCCTGTTGAATTTCGCTTATTGCAGACCTTGCTGGCTCGGCCCGGTGTGGTGCATTCACGTGAATTGTTAATGAAGGTTTGTTATGTCGATGAGCGGGTTGTTAGCACGCGGACTATTGATAGTCATGTTAAAAACTTACGCAGTAAATTAAGCAATGCCATGCATGGTAAAGATTTATTGCATTCTATTTATGGCGTTGGCTATAAGTTGGAATGATGACTCAAGGCCTCTATATAGATAGACGGCTAGCATTTTTATTTTTTCATTAGAGCGGCTAAACAATGCCGCTTTTTAATTCATGCGATTTTTGTTTTATTTTTTTAGTGATTTTTTAACTGACGTTACGTCATATCTGTGTAATTTTTTCTGCACTTTTTTTCAACATTTATCGTTGTATTCTTCACTGTTTCTCCATTAAAGAAATGAGTTTTCTTGCCGGTCATAAAACTATTTTTAATTTTCATTGGTTTTGCGAAATCTCTACACAATAGGCGTGATCAAGCTCACTATTCTCAGCCTTATGTTTTTTAACCTTATCGAATCAGCGTTGAACTGCATGAGGCAATATTGCCGGCAAAATAGTGGTTGATGTTATTGGAATACAGATTGCGTAGTAATAGCTTCTAATAACAAGTGATCGATCAGCTTGTTTGTTTAACTGAGAATCAAAGAGGAAATTACCATGGTAGATTCTGTCAGCTCTTCTTCAGCAATGGCATCGATGATGACAACACCATCGAGCGCCACGACGAACAGTGCATCATCATTAACCGATGAGCAGACCGCAACATTAACCGACGTCTTGTCAAACTACGACGCCGACTCACTAACCGAAGCCGAAGCACAAGAAATTGTTTCCGCCTTATCAGAAGCGGGTATTGAACCTGGCGCAGGTTTGGAAGAAGCGATGTCGGAAGCAGGTTTCGATGCTAAAAACATTGGTGATCTTGCCGGAATTGGCCCGCAAGGTGAGCAAGGCCCGCCACCGCCACCACCAAGCGGCACAGAAGACAGTGATGTCGCCAGCTATTTATCTGAATTGATAGAAGCCAAGTTGGCCGAAACGGGTGAGTCAGAATTGAGCGAAACCGAAATGGCTGAAATTCAAGCATTGGTTGCTGATGAATTTGGCTTAGAAGACGACGATGCCATGATCGATGTTAGCGTCTGACGATAGGTGTTAATCGGAAGATGTGATCCTTTGCTGAGCCTGCAGTTGTAGGCTCAGCTTTTTTATACTCGACATGGCTATTTTTTACGCAACACTTTTTAAGCTAATTCACCGCAGTTGCTTTTATGATCTACTTTTTTATCTAAGCGCTCATCTCTGAGCACTGTTTTAATTTTCTTGCACACTTTAATCAGGTTAAAAAAATGTTAACGACGGCACAGTCTGTCTTTTTGCATGCTTTTTAATCAGCTTGAGGCGGCTTTTACATCTATAGTGCCAATGCGTCTTTGCTCGTTTCGCCGTATTATTTGTCTATCTAAAATTTTTAATCATCCAAGTAGAGGACATTCATGGATATCGTCATTATTGGTGGCGGTGCAGGCGGACTGGAGCTGGCGACTAAGCTCGGCAAAAAGTTTGGCAAGCGCAAAAAAGCCACTATCACCCTGATAGATCGAAACAGCACACACCTTTGGAAACCCTTATTGCATGAGGTTGCCAGCGGCAGCTTGGATATGGGCATTGACTCATTAAGTTATCGTGCTCACGCCTATCACAATCATTTTAAATTTCGTATTGGCTCACTCGATGGTATTGATCGTGAGCAGAAGCAAATCACGCTAGCGCCATTGGTTGATGAGCACGGCAATGAGGTGCTACCAGAGCGCAGCATGAGTTACGATATTTTAGTGCTGGCGCTGGGCAGCGTTACTAACGACTTTGGTACGCCTGGTGTGCGAG
Coding sequences within:
- a CDS encoding phosphoribosyltransferase family protein, which encodes MELTPDRIVVVSNSSENPFAIDVAYAMGQHDDIADRISMKQFTNSEFCPRFISDENDFSNIGNTLEGKVVVIVSTSCHTKTRQELAMSNFVIARTAKENGAEHVVLVEPDLFYSAQDRGPHADLGETHFERDIKDIKKFDGQGFTAKLYAQLLKMSGVDRVLTIHNHSYSVQKIFNQVFEGLFHNIIPYEIYTHYLLNSNILNHGNQGEGLVFCAPDKGARDFVKEMFERSGLNKAKFIMLDKERTAERKVEITLHKESEHTFEGLENCSIVLFDDMVRTGGTVVKSCEFLQQLKPERMVFAVTHFYASDEGRERMASNALGEILTLNTLPTILNRDQQGRLRKKMVVLKVEKWIAQELCSILNVQHREEKNPYKIDMSSKNPRFKRKIWFSDQLNQLNDDADD
- a CDS encoding ATP-binding protein; its protein translation is MAISRKLFFSFLALTCIILLATLSLARWSFNQGFLNYFQALEQRRLENLSLDLAEAYVAADYSWQGINSRSFDRIIQNYSRSHNVQQLPNRQDPNRTAPQPLNGQSAPFPRLSDPAGNSAERQLPRVPINIQPTTLPPPNLPPASVYDVDDKLIVGMALDRRAEGLVEAPIRVEGELVGSIKSIGPVRLDYDLAKAFSRQQLWTSLLIGVFSLALALGLSLWLAKLFLTPIQIIMTAISRLSDGNYSDRLDDQRKDEFGNMMRNIDHLANTLDKNRSSRNRWLADISHELRTPLTILTGEIEMMQEGLKPLDMDRLKSLQQETDRMRHIVDDLYQLSLSDIGGLRYNLEIIDISEPIQTAAMACQSRFDEKGLQFELHSDVVAKTRADKKRLEQLFINLLTNASAYTDKPGKVVLKVFVEQQDIVIQLDDSAPSVQADECELLLEPLYRTDASRTRRGEGAGLGLTICKNIVDAHHGQIGLSPSTLGGLQVVVKLKLEEKTYE
- a CDS encoding response regulator produces the protein MSNALKVLVIEDEPKIIEILQTYMEREGYQVSVLSDGADAVEVIKQTEPEFIILDLMLPNKDGFTICKEVRQFSTVPIIMLTARVDEIDRLMGLEFGADDYVCKPFSPREVVARMRTIMRRMEASLHKEEELAYQGVTLNVDRFQCQVGGQLVELTPVEFRLLQTLLARPGVVHSRELLMKVCYVDERVVSTRTIDSHVKNLRSKLSNAMHGKDLLHSIYGVGYKLE